From the genome of Fervidobacterium thailandense, one region includes:
- a CDS encoding glycogen/starch/alpha-glucan phosphorylase: MPATKRTQKSLENLDESFIHHLNHTLAEDSASATTLAKYFALSYAIRDLIADRWLHTKSIIFNRRDLRIVNYLSMEFLIGRLLYNNVLNLKIEKHVEELLEKYGLRLEDLIPLEEDAALGNGGLGRLAACFLDSLATLGYLSYGYTIRYQYGLFKQLIENGYQKEEPDDWQKNGYPWEFPKPEEAVVVKFFGRSEVYTDENGWLKFRWVDTYNVIAVPYDIYITGYNSEIVSVLRLWQPKAISEFNFAEFEKGNYEKAVAEKNFAEKICKVLYPNDAFYQGRELRLMQEHFFVSAALQDIVRRHKKRYGTLDNLYEGEVIQLNDTHPALAIPELMRILLDEEGYGWEKAWEIVSKTIAYTNHTVMPEALEKWEAPLLQHMLPRHYQIIEEINARFLKDVAEKFPGNLQKIVNMSIFEEGHIKKVRMANLCSVASFSINGVSQLHTEILKQSVLKDFYEMYPEKFNNKTNGVTQRRWLLESNPPLARLITEAIGDRWITDLYELRKLEMFLDDTSFLERLGAVKRWNKERLAKYISEKLGITLDVDSMFDIQVKRIHEYKRQLLNILHVIHLYNEIRDGKLPEVPRTFIFAGKSAPGYRMAKLIIKLINSVAKVVNEDPVVSKYIRVVFVPNYNVSLAQIIIPAANVSEQISTAGTEASGTGNMKFMLNGALTIGTLDGANIEMLEEVGAENIFIFGLKADEIEEAKRKGKYNPFGIYMDNVKIRRILDMIRTGYFNPDEPELFVDIFENLLYGKYAPMPDQYFVLADFESYAETHKKIEKLYQNPVEWNKKSLLNIARSGKFSSDRTIEEYIADIWKSKKVYE; the protein is encoded by the coding sequence GTGCCAGCGACGAAAAGAACACAGAAGAGTTTGGAGAACCTCGACGAAAGTTTCATTCATCATTTGAATCACACGTTGGCCGAGGATTCGGCAAGTGCAACCACGCTTGCAAAGTATTTCGCTCTTTCGTACGCCATAAGAGACTTGATCGCGGATAGATGGCTTCACACAAAAAGTATAATTTTCAACCGAAGGGACCTCCGAATTGTCAACTACCTCTCGATGGAATTTCTCATCGGTAGGCTTCTCTATAACAACGTGCTGAACTTAAAAATCGAGAAGCACGTAGAGGAACTGCTCGAAAAGTACGGGCTCAGGCTTGAGGATCTGATACCGCTCGAAGAGGATGCAGCCCTCGGTAACGGTGGTCTCGGAAGGCTTGCCGCGTGCTTCCTCGACTCGCTTGCAACTCTTGGTTACCTTTCCTACGGATACACCATCCGATACCAGTACGGACTCTTCAAGCAACTCATCGAGAATGGCTATCAGAAAGAGGAACCGGATGACTGGCAAAAAAACGGTTATCCGTGGGAGTTTCCAAAACCGGAAGAGGCGGTCGTTGTTAAATTCTTCGGTCGCTCGGAGGTTTACACAGACGAAAACGGATGGTTGAAATTTCGATGGGTCGATACGTACAACGTTATCGCCGTACCGTACGACATTTACATAACAGGGTACAACAGTGAGATAGTGTCCGTTCTCAGATTGTGGCAACCAAAGGCTATCTCGGAGTTCAACTTCGCTGAATTCGAGAAAGGAAACTACGAAAAAGCTGTTGCGGAGAAGAACTTCGCCGAGAAGATCTGTAAGGTCCTCTACCCGAATGATGCGTTCTACCAGGGTAGAGAGTTAAGACTTATGCAAGAACATTTCTTCGTCAGTGCGGCGCTCCAGGATATCGTCAGGAGACACAAAAAACGTTACGGAACCCTGGACAACCTTTACGAGGGAGAGGTCATCCAACTCAACGACACACACCCGGCACTGGCGATACCAGAGCTGATGAGGATTCTCCTCGACGAGGAAGGGTACGGTTGGGAAAAGGCCTGGGAGATCGTCAGCAAAACGATTGCTTACACAAACCACACGGTAATGCCTGAAGCATTAGAAAAGTGGGAAGCACCACTGTTGCAACATATGCTTCCAAGACATTACCAGATCATCGAGGAGATAAACGCAAGATTCTTGAAAGATGTTGCGGAAAAGTTCCCTGGTAACCTCCAAAAGATAGTCAACATGTCGATATTCGAAGAAGGTCACATCAAAAAAGTCAGGATGGCAAACCTCTGCTCGGTTGCTTCCTTTTCCATCAACGGCGTCTCGCAGCTCCATACCGAAATCCTAAAGCAGAGCGTGCTGAAAGACTTCTACGAGATGTACCCTGAGAAGTTCAACAACAAGACGAACGGTGTAACCCAGCGAAGGTGGCTACTTGAGTCCAATCCGCCACTGGCAAGGCTTATCACCGAGGCCATCGGAGACAGATGGATAACGGATCTGTACGAGCTCAGGAAACTTGAGATGTTCTTGGATGATACAAGTTTCCTCGAAAGGCTCGGAGCCGTGAAGCGGTGGAACAAAGAACGCCTTGCGAAGTACATCTCCGAAAAGCTCGGAATCACACTCGATGTTGATTCTATGTTCGACATTCAAGTTAAGCGAATCCACGAGTACAAGCGTCAACTCTTGAACATCCTCCACGTGATACACCTTTACAACGAAATCCGCGATGGAAAACTTCCGGAAGTTCCGCGCACATTCATCTTCGCGGGTAAATCAGCTCCCGGATACAGGATGGCAAAGCTTATAATTAAGCTGATAAACAGCGTTGCTAAAGTTGTCAACGAGGATCCGGTTGTGAGTAAGTACATCAGAGTCGTTTTTGTACCGAATTACAACGTTTCGCTGGCCCAAATCATAATCCCGGCGGCGAACGTCAGCGAGCAGATCTCCACAGCCGGAACGGAGGCCTCCGGAACCGGTAACATGAAGTTCATGCTCAACGGTGCACTCACCATTGGAACGCTTGACGGTGCGAACATAGAGATGCTCGAAGAAGTTGGCGCTGAAAACATCTTCATCTTCGGGCTGAAGGCTGATGAAATAGAGGAAGCGAAAAGGAAAGGTAAATACAACCCGTTTGGGATATACATGGACAACGTGAAAATACGTAGGATTTTGGACATGATACGCACCGGCTACTTTAATCCGGACGAACCCGAACTCTTCGTGGATATCTTTGAGAACTTACTCTACGGTAAGTACGCACCCATGCCGGATCAGTACTTCGTGCTTGCCGATTTTGAATCGTACGCTGAAACGCACAAGAAAATTGAAAAACTCTATCAAAACCCAGTCGAGTGGAACAAAAAATCTCTTCTGAACATCGCCCGTAGTGGTAAGTTTTCAAGCGATCGCACGATAGAAGAATACATTGCGGACATATGGAAGAGCAAAAAAGTTTACGAATGA
- a CDS encoding PatB family C-S lyase codes for MMHPDFDQIVDRRNTASFKWDLVHKLYGDDVLPMWIADMDFVTCPKIIEALKRRIEHGIFGYTFRGQEYYKTIVDWYARRYGVQIEPDWIVNGPGVVPMLSFLIEKLTQPGDKVIIQPPVYPPFFRVVENNGRRLVRNDLIRDIVDGKPVWKMDYEKLESLIDDRTKMLIISNPHNPVGRVWTFEELEKLYKIARKYDLIILSDEIHADIIYRPVKFTSFLAVGHEGVVVLNSPGKTFNIAGLTNSYAIIPDRTIRREYKNYMENLELLAGNVLSLEALKAAYECDDWVDALLSYLESNRDFAYHYIKTNMPALVPSHPEGTYLLWIDCSEMNVESPAKLFLERGRVYLNDGADFGAPECVRLNFACPKSVLQEGLERMRVAYNSGFELKECRVDNDEYEICREIRTEVFNKEQGIPLELDFDEHEKTARHFLLKFFSRPVATARARQIEPGIWKIERVAVRLQDRGKGFGKKLMSLLEEKLFSEGAQKLTLNAQIQVKDFYVKLGYNIVGSEFLEAGIPHVKCEKTRAEG; via the coding sequence ATGATGCATCCGGACTTCGATCAAATAGTCGATAGAAGAAACACGGCCTCGTTCAAATGGGATCTGGTTCATAAACTCTACGGAGACGACGTACTTCCCATGTGGATTGCGGACATGGATTTCGTTACCTGTCCAAAAATCATAGAAGCTCTGAAACGCAGAATTGAACACGGGATATTTGGATACACTTTCCGTGGGCAGGAGTACTACAAAACTATCGTTGATTGGTATGCAAGACGATACGGTGTGCAAATTGAACCTGATTGGATCGTAAACGGCCCAGGTGTTGTTCCCATGCTCTCCTTCTTAATCGAAAAGCTCACACAACCCGGTGATAAGGTAATAATCCAGCCACCCGTTTACCCGCCTTTTTTTAGAGTTGTAGAGAACAACGGCAGAAGACTTGTAAGAAACGATTTAATACGCGATATCGTGGACGGCAAACCTGTTTGGAAGATGGATTACGAGAAGCTCGAAAGCCTCATAGACGATAGAACCAAGATGCTGATAATATCAAATCCGCACAATCCTGTAGGAAGGGTGTGGACCTTCGAAGAGTTGGAAAAACTCTACAAAATCGCACGAAAGTACGATTTGATAATCCTGTCCGACGAAATTCACGCGGATATAATCTACAGACCGGTCAAATTCACAAGCTTCCTCGCAGTCGGCCATGAAGGGGTTGTTGTACTGAACTCTCCAGGTAAAACGTTTAACATCGCCGGACTTACTAACTCTTACGCAATAATCCCAGACCGAACGATTCGAAGGGAATACAAAAACTACATGGAAAACTTAGAACTGCTGGCAGGAAATGTCCTTAGCCTCGAGGCATTAAAGGCGGCGTATGAGTGTGACGACTGGGTTGATGCGCTACTAAGTTACCTTGAATCAAACAGAGATTTTGCCTACCATTATATCAAAACCAACATGCCCGCATTGGTTCCTTCCCACCCTGAAGGTACCTACTTGTTGTGGATCGACTGTTCGGAGATGAACGTGGAATCACCGGCAAAGTTGTTCTTAGAAAGAGGACGGGTATACTTGAACGATGGTGCCGATTTCGGTGCACCTGAATGTGTCAGGTTGAACTTTGCCTGCCCAAAAAGTGTTCTTCAAGAAGGTTTAGAGAGGATGAGAGTAGCTTACAACTCTGGTTTCGAGCTAAAAGAATGCCGTGTTGATAACGATGAATACGAGATTTGCAGGGAAATCCGTACGGAGGTATTCAACAAAGAGCAGGGTATACCTCTGGAGCTTGACTTTGATGAACACGAAAAAACCGCACGACACTTCTTACTTAAATTTTTCTCCCGACCTGTTGCCACGGCTCGGGCACGTCAAATCGAACCGGGGATTTGGAAAATCGAGCGAGTTGCGGTAAGACTCCAGGACCGTGGTAAGGGATTTGGGAAAAAACTGATGAGTCTGCTTGAAGAAAAACTATTCTCCGAAGGTGCACAAAAACTAACACTCAACGCACAGATACAAGTGAAGGACTTCTACGTTAAACTGGGTTACAACATTGTCGGGTCGGAATTCCTCGAGGCCGGTATCCCTCATGTAAAATGTGAAAAGACCAGAGCGGAGGGTTGA